The following are encoded in a window of Campylobacter concisus ATCC 51562 genomic DNA:
- a CDS encoding DUF4006 family protein — MENKNRNIFALNGISGYLVAVLLLLSILGVLTYIGIGLQKDVATKPYSLKDASSIEMKSVDNAKHVIIKE, encoded by the coding sequence ATGGAAAATAAAAATAGAAACATCTTTGCTTTAAATGGCATTAGCGGTTATTTGGTGGCGGTTTTGCTTTTGCTATCTATCCTTGGCGTACTTACTTATATTGGTATTGGCTTGCAAAAAGATGTAGCAACTAAGCCTTACTCATTAAAAGATGCAAGTAGCATTGAGATGAAGAGCGTTGATAACGCTAAACACGTCATTATAAAGGAGTAG
- the ccoN gene encoding cytochrome-c oxidase, cbb3-type subunit I, translating to MRPSQLLHYDYSVAKLFMFSTIFFGIVGMAIGVLVAFQLACPDLNYIAGEYSAFGRLRPLHTNGIIFGFMLSGIFATWYYIGQRVLKVSMSESPFLMFIGKLHFWLYILVMILAVVTLFMGESTSKEYAELEWPLDIAVVVVWVLWGVSIFGLIGIRREKTLYISVWYYIATFLGVAMLYLFNNMEIPTRLVSGYGSWLHSVSMYAGSNDALVQWWYGHNAVAFVFTVAIIAQIYYFLPKESGQPIFSYKLSLFSFWGLMFIYLWAGGHHLIYTAVPDWMQTMGSVFSIVLILPSWGSAINMLLTMKGEWTQLRESPLIKFMILASTFYMFSTLEGPILAIKSVNALAHYTDWVPGHVHDGALGWVGFMTMAALYHMTPRVFKREIYSKSLMEAQFWIQTTGIVLYFASMWIAGITQGMMWRATDSYGNLLYSFIDTVVVLIPYYYIRAIGGLLYLIGFLMFAYNIYKSTSAKAILAEPKSATPMGGAKANAEVM from the coding sequence ATGCGACCATCCCAGTTGCTACATTATGATTATAGTGTGGCAAAACTCTTTATGTTCTCCACGATATTTTTTGGTATTGTTGGCATGGCTATTGGTGTTTTGGTAGCTTTTCAGCTTGCCTGTCCTGATCTAAACTATATAGCTGGTGAGTATTCGGCATTTGGTAGATTGCGTCCTCTTCATACTAACGGTATCATTTTTGGTTTTATGCTCTCTGGTATATTTGCCACTTGGTATTACATAGGACAGCGTGTCCTAAAAGTATCAATGAGTGAATCTCCGTTTTTGATGTTCATTGGTAAGCTTCATTTTTGGCTTTATATACTTGTTATGATTCTAGCTGTCGTGACACTTTTTATGGGCGAGAGTACATCTAAAGAGTATGCCGAGCTTGAGTGGCCACTAGATATTGCTGTAGTAGTAGTCTGGGTACTTTGGGGCGTTAGTATATTTGGACTTATTGGTATACGCCGCGAGAAAACACTTTATATCTCGGTTTGGTATTACATTGCTACGTTTCTTGGCGTTGCTATGCTTTATCTATTTAATAATATGGAAATTCCAACAAGACTAGTTAGTGGATATGGCTCATGGCTACACTCAGTTTCGATGTATGCTGGCTCAAATGATGCTTTGGTTCAGTGGTGGTACGGTCACAACGCAGTTGCGTTTGTGTTTACAGTAGCGATCATCGCCCAAATTTATTATTTCTTACCAAAAGAGAGCGGACAGCCAATATTTTCTTATAAGCTTTCGTTATTTTCATTCTGGGGCCTTATGTTTATCTATCTTTGGGCTGGCGGTCACCACCTAATATATACTGCTGTGCCTGATTGGATGCAGACTATGGGTTCGGTTTTTTCTATTGTTTTGATTTTACCTTCTTGGGGTTCAGCTATTAATATGCTTCTTACAATGAAAGGCGAATGGACACAACTTCGCGAGAGCCCGCTTATTAAATTTATGATTCTAGCTTCAACTTTTTATATGTTTTCAACTCTTGAAGGCCCTATCTTAGCCATCAAATCTGTAAATGCACTGGCTCACTATACTGACTGGGTGCCAGGACACGTACATGATGGCGCACTTGGCTGGGTTGGTTTTATGACTATGGCAGCACTTTATCATATGACGCCACGTGTCTTTAAGCGCGAAATTTATTCAAAATCCTTAATGGAAGCTCAATTTTGGATACAAACAACAGGTATCGTTTTATACTTTGCTTCGATGTGGATTGCTGGTATTACGCAAGGTATGATGTGGAGAGCAACTGATAGCTATGGAAATTTACTATACTCATTTATTGATACTGTTGTAGTGCTTATACCTTATTATTACATTAGAGCTATTGGTGGACTTTTGTATTTGATTGGCTTTTTGATGTTTGCTTATAATATCTACAAATCAACTTCTGCTAAAGCTATTTTGGCAGAGCCAAAAAGTGCAACGCCTATGGGCGGTGCTAAAGCCAATGCGGAGGTGATGTGA
- the carA gene encoding glutamine-hydrolyzing carbamoyl-phosphate synthase small subunit, which translates to MKAYIYIENGVFLEAKAFGAHGECAGELVFNTSMTGYEEIMSDPSYAGQFIVFTMPEIGIVGINEDDMESLRIHASGVIMRSYNEIPSNYRSQKSLGKFFEEQGKFGVYDVDTRYLTKMLRDEGALMAYISTQISDKDELKRRLESSGRIENINYVKTVSAMDEYEHKKGAWDRNLKSYKPLKSIGKKIAVFDFGVKRNILNELCETGLEVIVVPHDTKAEILIEKFKNGEINGVFLSNGPGEPKNLKAEIGEIKKMIEARIPIFGICLGHQLLSNAFGYETYKLKFGQHGANHPVLNLETKAIEITTQNHNYNVPESIAEVAVVTHRNLFDNTIEGVRYKDYPIFSVQHHPEASGGPSESKYIFKQFLEIL; encoded by the coding sequence ATGAAAGCTTACATTTATATTGAAAATGGTGTTTTTTTAGAAGCAAAAGCTTTTGGTGCTCATGGTGAGTGTGCAGGTGAGCTCGTTTTTAATACCTCGATGACTGGCTATGAAGAGATCATGAGCGATCCAAGCTATGCTGGTCAGTTTATCGTCTTTACTATGCCAGAAATAGGCATAGTAGGTATAAACGAAGACGATATGGAGAGTCTTAGAATTCATGCAAGTGGCGTTATAATGAGAAGCTACAATGAAATTCCATCAAACTACCGCTCGCAAAAATCTTTGGGAAAATTTTTCGAAGAGCAAGGTAAATTTGGCGTTTATGACGTTGATACTAGATACCTCACAAAGATGTTACGCGATGAAGGTGCCTTGATGGCTTATATCTCAACGCAAATAAGCGACAAAGATGAGCTAAAACGCAGGCTTGAAAGTAGCGGCCGTATCGAAAATATAAACTACGTAAAAACAGTTAGTGCGATGGATGAATATGAGCACAAAAAAGGAGCTTGGGATAGAAATTTAAAGTCATATAAGCCGTTAAAAAGTATTGGCAAAAAAATAGCTGTTTTTGACTTTGGTGTAAAGAGAAATATCTTAAACGAGCTATGTGAAACTGGTCTTGAAGTCATCGTTGTACCACACGATACTAAGGCTGAAATTTTAATAGAAAAATTTAAAAATGGTGAGATAAATGGGGTATTCTTATCAAATGGTCCTGGTGAGCCAAAAAATTTAAAGGCCGAAATAGGCGAGATTAAAAAGATGATTGAGGCTAGGATACCTATATTTGGCATTTGCCTTGGACATCAGCTACTATCAAATGCCTTTGGATATGAGACATATAAGCTTAAATTTGGTCAACACGGAGCAAATCACCCAGTGCTAAATTTAGAGACAAAAGCGATCGAGATAACAACACAAAATCACAACTACAACGTACCTGAGAGTATCGCAGAAGTAGCAGTTGTGACTCATAGAAATTTATTTGACAACACAATCGAAGGCGTGAGATACAAAGACTATCCGATCTTTTCAGTTCAGCACCATCCAGAAGCAAGTGGTGGCCCAAGTGAGAGCAAATATATATTTAAGCAGTTTTTAGAAATTTTATAA
- a CDS encoding response regulator transcription factor, with translation MSKILNNLTVLIVENEGDGKKIVQEVMRDKFEKVITAQNGDEGLKKFKKYNPNMVITDVFMPIMNGLDMAKSIKEISKDTPIIVFSTNSEKETLLKAIDVGIDKYVLKPIDLDDFLVTLENVAKNKIETANIIQVTNGYSFNKIKRVLIRDGVEISLTKKELAFISLLIKRLGTLVLHDEIKNVVWVGESVTEAAIRTFVKRVRDKVGSNFIKNVPGLGYKIDRRLS, from the coding sequence ATGAGCAAGATTCTTAATAATCTAACTGTTCTTATCGTTGAAAATGAGGGAGATGGTAAAAAAATAGTACAAGAAGTTATGCGAGATAAATTCGAAAAAGTTATCACTGCTCAAAATGGCGATGAAGGACTTAAAAAATTTAAAAAATATAATCCAAATATGGTTATAACAGACGTTTTTATGCCTATAATGAATGGCCTTGATATGGCTAAAAGCATTAAAGAAATTTCAAAAGATACACCTATTATAGTTTTTAGCACAAATAGTGAAAAAGAAACACTTCTAAAAGCAATAGATGTTGGTATTGATAAATACGTTTTAAAGCCGATTGATCTTGATGATTTTTTGGTTACTTTAGAAAATGTTGCTAAAAATAAGATAGAAACAGCAAATATTATTCAGGTTACAAATGGATATAGTTTTAATAAAATAAAACGTGTGCTTATCAGAGATGGTGTTGAAATTTCTCTTACAAAAAAAGAACTTGCTTTTATATCCTTACTCATAAAAAGACTTGGTACGCTTGTACTTCACGATGAAATAAAAAATGTTGTTTGGGTTGGCGAGAGCGTAACAGAAGCTGCTATTAGGACCTTTGTTAAACGTGTTAGAGATAAAGTTGGCAGTAATTTTATAAAAAATGTTCCTGGGCTTGGTTACAAAATAGATAGAAGACTCTCTTAG
- a CDS encoding cbb3-type cytochrome c oxidase N-terminal domain-containing protein, with protein sequence MQWLNLEDNINLLALIGAILIIVLTVVVAGKYVGQMKVKKDESVELSEHNWDGIGEYKNPVPFGWAVVFLLTLVWAIWYYLLGYPLNSYSQIGEYNKEVKEANAKFEKEYANPSKETLHAMGESVFLVQCSACHGITGDGIGGKAANLQIWGSEQGIVDTILNGSKGLDYPMGEMPAGLADADGAKAIAAYVAKEISAIKSTKNENLVAMGKELYAACAACHGDDGKGMDGMSADLSKYGSSEFIVDVLNRGKNGNIGVMPKFNDGRLNEIQQKAVGEYVISLSKGE encoded by the coding sequence ATGCAATGGCTAAATTTAGAAGATAATATAAATCTACTTGCGTTAATAGGTGCCATCTTAATTATCGTACTAACTGTCGTTGTAGCTGGCAAGTATGTTGGTCAAATGAAAGTTAAAAAGGATGAAAGCGTAGAGCTTAGCGAGCACAACTGGGATGGGATAGGCGAGTATAAAAATCCAGTTCCATTTGGTTGGGCGGTAGTTTTTTTATTAACACTTGTTTGGGCGATTTGGTATTATTTACTTGGTTATCCACTAAATTCTTACTCACAAATCGGTGAATATAATAAAGAAGTAAAAGAGGCAAACGCTAAATTTGAAAAAGAGTATGCAAACCCAAGCAAAGAAACACTTCATGCTATGGGAGAGAGCGTATTTTTGGTGCAATGCTCAGCATGTCATGGTATCACAGGCGATGGCATTGGTGGCAAAGCTGCAAATTTACAAATTTGGGGTAGTGAACAAGGAATAGTTGATACGATACTAAATGGCTCAAAGGGGCTTGATTATCCTATGGGTGAGATGCCAGCTGGGTTAGCTGATGCTGATGGAGCAAAGGCTATCGCAGCTTATGTTGCAAAAGAGATAAGTGCTATAAAAAGTACAAAAAATGAAAATTTAGTAGCTATGGGAAAAGAGCTTTACGCAGCTTGTGCAGCTTGTCACGGAGATGATGGCAAAGGCATGGATGGCATGTCGGCTGATCTTAGTAAATATGGTTCAAGTGAGTTCATAGTGGATGTACTAAATCGTGGTAAAAACGGCAACATCGGTGTTATGCCTAAATTTAATGATGGCAGATTAAACGAGATACAACAAAAAGCAGTTGGCGAATATGTCATATCGCTATCAAAGGGCGAATAA
- a CDS encoding FixH family protein, with the protein MDKKTFWPYAIVLSFIAIIIACAVTIIIALKHPVEMDSSYMQSYQNVDENITFIKESEKRFDEKFDLKFEPNFNALNGKFKFHLTPKKGEISALKYEILLTRPQTNKENKILRASWQENDLVSEGTSLQEGRWQLLLRLSDTNDTRYYKFDLNVTK; encoded by the coding sequence ATGGATAAAAAAACCTTTTGGCCTTATGCTATTGTGCTTAGCTTCATTGCTATCATTATCGCTTGCGCAGTAACGATCATCATAGCGCTAAAACATCCAGTCGAAATGGATAGCTCTTATATGCAAAGCTACCAAAATGTCGATGAAAACATAACCTTTATCAAAGAGAGTGAAAAACGCTTTGATGAGAAATTTGATCTAAAATTTGAGCCAAATTTTAATGCTCTAAATGGTAAGTTTAAATTTCATCTAACTCCAAAAAAAGGAGAAATTTCAGCTTTAAAATATGAAATTTTACTCACTCGCCCACAGACAAATAAAGAAAATAAAATTTTAAGAGCTTCATGGCAAGAAAATGATCTAGTAAGCGAAGGAACAAGTCTACAAGAAGGCAGGTGGCAGCTACTTTTAAGGCTAAGTGACACTAATGATACAAGGTATTATAAATTTGACCTTAATGTCACAAAATGA
- the ccoO gene encoding cytochrome-c oxidase, cbb3-type subunit II, with product MFAWLEKNPFFFAVCVFIVIAYAGVVEILPDFANRARPLEGTKPYTVLELAGKNIYIQNGCNTCHSQMIRPFKAETDRYGMYSLSGEFAYDRPHLWGSKRTGPDLMRVGNYRTTDWHENHMLNPASVVPGSIMPAYPFLFKKNADIETAYAEALTVKKVFNTPYDEKDMPALGTFEQANTNVKEQAASIVENMKDEQVKSAFAKGEIRQIVALIAYLNSLK from the coding sequence ATGTTTGCTTGGTTAGAAAAAAATCCATTCTTTTTTGCAGTTTGCGTCTTTATCGTCATAGCTTATGCTGGCGTGGTAGAAATTTTACCTGACTTTGCAAATAGAGCTAGACCACTTGAGGGTACAAAGCCTTATACAGTTTTAGAGCTTGCTGGAAAAAATATATATATACAAAATGGTTGCAACACTTGCCACTCACAGATGATACGTCCGTTTAAAGCAGAGACTGATAGATACGGTATGTACTCACTAAGCGGCGAATTTGCTTATGATCGTCCGCATCTTTGGGGCTCAAAAAGAACTGGCCCAGATCTTATGCGTGTGGGTAATTATAGAACGACAGATTGGCATGAAAATCATATGTTAAACCCAGCCTCTGTTGTGCCAGGCTCGATCATGCCAGCATATCCATTTTTATTTAAAAAAAATGCTGATATAGAGACTGCTTACGCTGAAGCGCTAACTGTTAAAAAGGTTTTTAACACACCTTATGATGAGAAAGATATGCCAGCTCTTGGTACTTTTGAGCAAGCAAATACTAACGTGAAAGAGCAGGCTGCAAGTATCGTTGAAAATATGAAAGATGAGCAAGTAAAAAGTGCTTTTGCAAAGGGTGAAATTCGCCAGATCGTGGCACTTATCGCCTATCTAAATAGCCTAAAATAG
- a CDS encoding cytochrome c oxidase, cbb3-type, CcoQ subunit has product MDIRELQAYGYFILTAFLAITLYAYFFHLYKSEKQGRRNYEKYSRLALDDEIGSKILEQKATKESVCNG; this is encoded by the coding sequence ATGGATATTAGAGAACTTCAAGCTTATGGCTATTTTATTTTGACAGCATTCTTAGCTATCACTTTGTACGCTTATTTTTTTCATCTTTATAAAAGTGAAAAGCAAGGTAGAAGAAATTATGAGAAGTATTCAAGATTAGCCCTAGATGATGAGATCGGAAGTAAAATTTTAGAGCAAAAGGCTACAAAGGAGAGCGTATGCAATGGCTAA
- a CDS encoding flavin reductase, producing MHKELNRQGFYYGFPVLLATTKDKNANDDITVLSSSWTLGNTVVLGIGIENQGFKNIKNGSDITLNLCDESLLEAVQKMEKLTGDSEVPEEKKNLGYIYEHDKFKVANLSKEPGINAKTVRIKECKIQIETVVEKIELKEWFSIVTCKITGIFVDENLLKDDKIDTQKWHPLIYKFKEYVGTCERLGLNFGFKEI from the coding sequence ATGCATAAAGAGTTAAACAGACAAGGTTTTTACTACGGCTTTCCGGTTTTGCTAGCCACCACAAAAGATAAAAATGCAAACGACGATATCACAGTGCTTTCATCTTCTTGGACATTAGGAAATACAGTGGTGCTTGGCATAGGCATTGAAAATCAAGGCTTTAAAAATATCAAAAACGGTTCAGATATCACGCTAAATTTATGTGATGAAAGCCTGCTAGAAGCTGTGCAAAAAATGGAAAAACTAACTGGTGATAGTGAAGTACCAGAAGAAAAAAAGAATCTTGGCTACATCTACGAGCACGACAAATTTAAGGTGGCAAATCTCAGCAAAGAGCCTGGCATAAATGCAAAAACCGTCAGGATAAAAGAGTGCAAGATACAGATAGAAACGGTTGTAGAAAAGATAGAGTTAAAAGAGTGGTTTAGTATCGTTACTTGCAAGATTACAGGCATTTTTGTAGATGAAAATTTACTAAAAGATGACAAGATAGATACGCAAAAATGGCATCCATTAATCTACAAATTTAAAGAATATGTCGGCACTTGCGAGCGTTTGGGATTAAATTTTGGATTTAAAGAGATTTGA
- a CDS encoding PD-(D/E)XK nuclease family protein, whose protein sequence is MHNLNQLFVFTNSRKIREFNASFNDELIPKSLSIAEFYKKVVYVDGRFEIDSTYALVLMNRACASVKKANSVLKIPTEFFEFLKNNDYLFSFFKELAISKKSIAEIKFNDIYANFEEHLNILEAVLKEYESLLGQENLYDDITLPKIYNINEAYIRSFSEISLHIDGILSEFEWEILEKISKLTTLKIIFQTSVFNTKLINKIKQISAISDIENYKKYELNLKTNELICLENIKKFEPVLEKRFATRSLQCAYAMAKASEFVREGIKPENIAVILPDESFSEILRLHDSNKIFNYAMGESFKNIKFYETLFYIARAINEEARPVFDQSKCESYEELGFILSTLGISEELFNKFKSSYFDLCDFAKFKGLIDELLTLENEPRCEEKLALELFRIENLCRYFDFSLKQLSEIFLLNISRLSIDDVGGGKISVMGMLESRGMKFDGVIIVDFNDNFIPARSTNEMFLNSKVRQKAGLISYLERENLQRFYYESLINNAKKVAISCVLNEESIPSRFLKNFKTIKDEKFSDEAYLKLFLKGSTSLNLSDDEIILEHDFFTKPLSFSTLNLFLTCPRKYYYAKIAGIKGAKAIATGPGSKQGNSVHKALYEYYTSDFYRQKNIFDLAIFKEILAKQDFSSLELEIWSQKFKEYAEFENERLSDGFRVLECEKDIEGDFCDVKIKGIIDRIDASPDGEPFILDYKTGEANANSLQLAFYEALYGSEVKSAYFALKNEPVLINSKKSVDDLKAEIENLKSINNTKINFERKSGACKFCEYAILCRREL, encoded by the coding sequence ATGCATAACCTAAACCAACTTTTTGTATTTACGAACTCGCGTAAGATTCGTGAATTTAATGCAAGTTTTAATGATGAGCTAATCCCAAAAAGCCTAAGTATTGCCGAGTTTTATAAAAAGGTAGTTTATGTAGATGGTAGGTTTGAGATTGATAGCACCTATGCTTTAGTGCTTATGAATAGAGCCTGTGCTAGCGTCAAAAAGGCAAACTCTGTTCTTAAAATTCCAACTGAGTTTTTTGAATTTTTGAAAAATAATGACTATCTTTTTTCATTTTTTAAAGAGCTAGCTATTAGTAAAAAGAGTATTGCTGAGATCAAATTTAACGATATTTACGCTAATTTTGAGGAGCATTTAAACATACTTGAAGCGGTTTTAAAAGAGTATGAGAGCTTGCTTGGTCAAGAAAATCTCTACGATGATATAACCTTGCCAAAAATTTATAACATAAATGAAGCTTACATAAGAAGTTTTAGTGAAATTTCACTGCATATAGATGGAATTTTAAGTGAATTTGAGTGGGAAATTTTAGAGAAAATCTCAAAGCTAACTACGCTAAAAATTATCTTTCAAACCAGTGTTTTCAACACAAAGCTAATCAATAAAATAAAGCAAATTTCAGCTATTAGCGATATTGAAAATTACAAAAAATATGAGCTAAATTTAAAGACAAATGAGCTAATTTGCTTAGAAAATATCAAAAAATTTGAGCCAGTCTTAGAAAAGCGATTTGCCACTAGAAGCCTGCAATGTGCCTACGCTATGGCAAAGGCGAGCGAGTTTGTGCGTGAGGGCATAAAGCCTGAAAACATCGCTGTCATATTACCAGATGAGAGTTTTAGTGAAATTTTAAGGCTACATGATAGCAATAAAATTTTTAACTACGCTATGGGCGAGAGCTTTAAAAATATAAAATTTTATGAGACGCTTTTTTACATTGCAAGAGCGATCAATGAAGAGGCAAGGCCGGTTTTTGATCAAAGCAAGTGTGAGAGCTACGAGGAGCTTGGCTTTATCTTGAGCACGCTTGGCATAAGCGAAGAGCTTTTTAATAAATTTAAATCAAGCTACTTTGATCTTTGCGACTTTGCTAAATTTAAAGGGCTAATAGATGAGCTTTTAACGCTTGAAAATGAGCCAAGATGTGAAGAAAAGCTCGCGCTTGAGCTTTTTAGGATTGAAAATTTATGCAGGTATTTTGACTTTAGCTTAAAGCAGTTAAGTGAAATTTTCTTGCTAAATATCTCGCGCCTTAGCATCGATGATGTGGGCGGTGGAAAGATCAGTGTCATGGGCATGCTTGAGAGTCGTGGAATGAAATTTGATGGCGTGATCATAGTTGATTTTAATGATAACTTCATCCCAGCAAGAAGCACAAATGAGATGTTTTTAAACTCGAAAGTGAGGCAAAAAGCAGGACTTATAAGCTACCTTGAGCGTGAAAATTTGCAGAGATTTTACTATGAAAGTCTTATAAACAATGCCAAAAAGGTCGCCATAAGCTGTGTTTTAAATGAAGAGAGCATACCTTCAAGATTTTTAAAAAATTTCAAAACAATAAAAGACGAGAAATTTAGTGACGAGGCGTATTTAAAATTATTTTTAAAAGGAAGTACAAGCCTAAATTTAAGTGATGATGAGATCATTTTGGAGCATGATTTTTTTACTAAACCGCTATCATTTTCGACACTAAATTTATTTCTAACTTGCCCAAGAAAGTATTATTACGCAAAGATAGCTGGTATAAAAGGAGCAAAAGCAATAGCAACTGGGCCAGGATCTAAGCAAGGAAATAGTGTGCACAAGGCGCTTTATGAATACTACACAAGTGATTTTTATAGACAAAAAAATATATTTGATTTGGCTATTTTTAAAGAAATACTCGCAAAGCAAGATTTTTCTTCGCTTGAGCTTGAGATTTGGTCGCAGAAATTTAAAGAATACGCAGAGTTTGAAAATGAACGTTTAAGTGATGGCTTTAGAGTGCTTGAGTGTGAAAAAGATATAGAGGGTGATTTTTGTGATGTAAAGATAAAAGGCATTATCGATAGGATCGATGCTAGCCCTGATGGCGAGCCTTTTATACTTGATTATAAAACTGGTGAGGCAAATGCGAACTCGCTTCAGCTTGCATTTTATGAAGCACTTTATGGTAGCGAGGTAAAAAGTGCTTATTTTGCTCTAAAGAATGAACCAGTACTTATTAACTCTAAAAAAAGCGTGGATGATCTAAAGGCTGAGATAGAAAATCTAAAGAGTATAAATAACACTAAGATAAATTTTGAAAGAAAGAGCGGAGCTTGTAAATTTTGCGAGTATGCAATACTTTGTAGGAGAGAGTTATGA
- a CDS encoding sulfite exporter TauE/SafE family protein, which produces MQNINLYMIISVAFLSSFSHCVGMCSGFLSLQTLFFKGKSKREILMLSTLYSLARIFAYVVLGALFGAFGAAISFGLQARGLIFFIVGLVIAFIGIALLFRGELLKFVENQKALNFVVRIAKTRIQKKNLANFLLLGFLNGFLPCGVVYYFLALGILSANFIYSAFIMLVFGLCTLPAMLLASFVFGILNEKFKDIMFKISASIMIINGIYLSFLGYRANA; this is translated from the coding sequence ATGCAAAATATAAACCTTTACATGATTATCTCAGTTGCATTTTTAAGTAGCTTTAGTCATTGTGTAGGTATGTGTAGTGGATTTTTGAGCCTACAGACTCTATTTTTTAAAGGCAAAAGCAAGAGAGAAATTCTAATGCTAAGTACGCTTTATAGTCTAGCTAGAATCTTTGCTTATGTGGTTTTAGGAGCTTTGTTTGGTGCCTTTGGAGCGGCCATTAGCTTTGGCTTGCAAGCAAGAGGTCTTATATTTTTTATAGTTGGCTTAGTGATCGCGTTTATCGGCATTGCCTTGCTTTTTAGGGGCGAGCTTTTAAAATTTGTGGAGAATCAAAAGGCACTTAATTTTGTAGTAAGAATTGCAAAAACAAGGATTCAAAAGAAAAATTTAGCAAATTTTTTATTACTTGGTTTTTTAAATGGCTTTTTGCCTTGTGGTGTGGTTTATTATTTTTTGGCACTTGGGATTTTAAGTGCAAATTTTATTTATTCGGCTTTTATAATGCTTGTATTTGGTCTTTGTACATTGCCAGCCATGCTTTTAGCTAGCTTTGTATTTGGGATTTTAAATGAAAAATTTAAAGACATAATGTTTAAGATTTCGGCTAGCATAATGATAATAAATGGAATTTATCTATCATTTTTAGGATATAGAGCAAATGCCTAA